The genomic window TATAACGATAAAGTTATTGCAGGATTTGCCGGTGGCACCGCAGACGCGTTCACACTTTTCGAACTATTTGAGCGTAAGCTTGAATTACATCAAGGCCATTTAACTAAGGCCGCTGTTGAACTTGCTAAAGATTGGCGTACCGACCGTATGCTACGCAAGCTCGAAGCACTACTCGCGGTTGCAGATGAACACACCTCCTTAATCATTACGGGTAATGGTGATGTTGTTCAACCGGAGAATGATTTAATTGCTATAGGTTCAGGCGGTCCATATGCGCAATCTGCGGCTCGTGCTCTGCTTGAAAATACAGAATTAACTGCTCGTGAAATTGCTGAAAAAGCATTATCCATCGCAGGCGATATCTGCATCTATACCAACCACAATGTTAACTTTGAAGAAATTTCTTCGAAATCTTAAGGATTGCCAGCATGTCCGAAATGACCCCTCGCGAAATAGTTAGTGAACTCGACAACTACATTATTGGTCAAAATAAAGCTAAGCGCTCCGTCGCAATAGCCCTGCGTAACCGCTGGCGCCGTATGCAATTAAATGAAACCTTACGCCACGAAGTTACACCAAAAAATATTTTAATGATTGGTCCTACTGGTGTGGGTAAAACCGAAATTGCTCGCCGCCTCGCTAAATTAGCTAATGCACCGTTTATCAAGGTAGAAGCGACCAAATTCACCGAAGTTGGCTATGTTGGTAAAGAAGTCGACTCGATCATCCGTGATTTAGCGGATTCAGCTGTCAAAATGGTTCGCCAACAATCCATTGAAAAAAATCGTCATCGCGCAGAAGAACTTGCCGAAGAGCGTATTCTTGATGTTTTGATCCCACCTGCTAAAAATAGCTGGGGACAAAATGAATCTGTTGATGAACAATCACCCGCTCGTCAATCATTCCGTAAAAAATTGCGTGAAGGCCAACTAGACGATAAAGAGATTGAAATTGAAGTTGCAGCAACACCTATGGGCGTTGAAATCATGGCTCCTCCAGGTATGGAAGAGATGACAAACCAGCTGCAATCTATGTTCCAAAATCTTGCAGGACAAAAACAAAAAGCACGCAAAATGCCTATCAAAGAAGCCTTTAAGCTTCTGGTAGAAGAAGAAGCGGCTAAACTTGTTAATCCTGAAGAGCTGAAAGAACAAGCAATCGAAGCTGTTGAGCAACACGGAATTGTCTTTATTGATGAATTCGACAAAATTTGTAAACGTGGTGGTCAAAGCTCAGGGCCAGATGTTTCCCGTGAAGGCGTTCAACGCGATCTGTTACCACTGATTGAAGGTTGTACTGTTTCCACAAAACACGGCATGGTGAAAACCGATCATATTCTGTTTATCGCATCAGGTGCTTTCCAAGTTTCTAGTCCATCAGATTTAATTCCTGAATTACAAGGTCGTCTGCCTATTCGTGTTGAACTACAAGCACTGACGACAGAAGATTTTGTGCGCATCCTGACTGAACCAAGCGCTTCATTAACTGAACAATATAAAGCACTGATGGCAACTGAAGGTGTTTCTATTGAGTTTACTGCTGATGGTATCCGTCGTATTGCTGAGGCAGCTTGGCAAGTGAATGAATCAACTGAAAACATCGGTGCGCGCCGTCTACATACTGTACTAGAGCGCTTAATGGAAGATATTTCCTATGATGCAAGTGAGCGCAGTGGACAATCTATTGAGATTAATGCTGAATATGTGAAACAGCACTTAGATGCGCTTGTTGCTGATGAAGATTTAAGCAGATTTATTTTATAAGCTTATTTATTATCAGGTTTTCATGTATCCTTAACCGACGTCACTACTCAATAAGTCTGATTTGCTTATAGACTTTAGACTCAGAGTATATAAAGTACAGCTAATGATGTGTAATTAGCTGTACTTTTGACTATCAGTTTCAGCCTGACATAACCGCTTTTTGGTCAATGATAGACATTGCGTAAAGCTATCCGTTTTATCATATAACCATAATAATTAAGCGTTAAAATATGAAAGGCCATAATAATATTGAACATAACAAACCTGTGAAATTATTGAATGAGCTCATCTACTTCTATTAGCCGTAAGCAGGCTTGGCTAGAAAGTTTACGTCCTAAAACACTACCATTAGGTGTTATTGCAATCATAACTGGTTCTGCATTAGCCTATTTAACGGGTAATTTTAAATGGCCTGTTGCATTATTAGCCTTGATTACCGCAGGGTTACTGCAAATCCTATCTAACCTCGCAAATGATTATGGCGATGCCATAAAAGGTTCTGACACAGCTGAACGAATTGGCCCTTTACGCGGTATGCAAAAAGGTATCATCACACAAGCTGATATGAAAAAAGCGCTAAAAATTAATATTTCTGCGGCCTGTATATCAGGTTTATTATTAGTTATTGTCGCGTGTGAAAAACCTGAAGATGCTATCGGTTTCTTAGTCTTGGGTCTTGTGGCGATTGTTGCGGCTATCACTTATACCGTAGGCAAAAAACCTTACGGCTACCTCGGGCTGGGTGATATTTCTGTTTTAATTTTCTTTGGTTGGCTAAGTGTTATTGGCTGTTATTATTTGCAAGCTAATACATTCAATATGATTACGGTATTACCCGCAACTGCATGTGGATTACTTTCTGTTGCCGTACTCAATATTAATAATATGCGCGATATCGAAAATGATGTTAAAGCAGGAAAAAATACATTAGCGGTACGTTTAGGCCCACAAGGGGCACGAATTTATCACGCGATTATCATCATTCTTGCCATTTTATGTTTAGCATTCTTTAATCTTATTTATCTTCATGGTTGGAGTGGCTGGCTATTTTTACTTGCTGTCCCAATGCTAATGAACCATATTCGACGCGTTCTTAGTGATCCAACACCTGAAGGTATGCGGCCTATGCTAGAAAACATGGTAAAAGCAGCACTACTCACCAATATCCTGTTTTCTATTGGTATCGTCTTGAGTAAATAAGGCAATATTTTTGCTTATTTTTTGACTTAATATCTCTATTTTGGGTAGTGATTTTTGCCAATCGCTACTCAAAAGGGATATACTCTAGTTTCTTGCAGCAAATAAACTCTGATATCTACCATGATCCAAGTGACAGTTGACTGCCTTGTTATTGCTAGCTAACTTGAACCTGAATCACAACCTCGTTATGGTGGCTTTGAGGGATAAATTCGCTTGTCGCCTATATGCAACTCGAATTATTTTGGGTACAAATCCTATGAAATATGATACTTCCGAACTCTGTGATATCTACCAAGAAAGTGTAAATGTGGTAGAACCTCTTTTCTCTAACTTTGGTGGGCGTACTTCATTTAGTGGTCAAGTGATTACCGTCAAATGCTTTGAAGATAATGGCTTGTTGTATGATCTACTAGAAGAAGACGGCCAAGGACGCATCTTACTGGTTGATGGTGGTGGTTCTGTACGTAAAGCCCTAATTGATGCTGAAGTCGCAAGGCTTGCGGTTGATAATCACTGGGAAGGAATTGTCGTTTATGGTGCAGTACGCCAAGTCGATATATTAATGGAGTTGGATTTAGGTATTCAAGCTATCGCAGCTATGCCAGCAGGATGCCCAGATGAAGGTATTGGTGAAAGTGATATCCGTGTGAATTTTGGTGGAGTAACCTTCTTTTCTGGTGATTATCTTTATGCAGATAACACCGGCATTATTTTATCAGAAGAGCCACTTACTGGGCCAAATAATGATGAATTTGATGTTATTGAAGATATCTAATCTCTAAAAATAATTTTATATGATAACCACCTTAATAGCAGCTGGTTGACTTTAGCGCTATAACAATAATCAATGAATAAGGGCGGAATAACTCTGCCCTTATTTTGATGCATTACTTATAGTTCCCAAGGGGCTAAAAGTAGCTCAGAAAATCCCTTACTTTCACAGAAATTAACTGTCAAAGGCTCAAAAACAGTTTGATTAACCTCATTCATCACCTGTAAACCTACTGCCCTTGTCACATCTTCATCCACCATTCCAATGGCCTTTGATTGTTCTGCTACGCGGTCCTTATACTCTTTGTCATAGCGTTCACCTCGGTCAGCACAGGCCGCTTCCCACCGAGCTGGCTCTACACGCTGTAATAGCGCTTGCCACGGCGCCCATTGAGACAACCAGCTAACAAATTGGTTATTTTCGGCTTGCTTCACTCTCAATTCTGCCTCTTTGAGATCATGATCCTGAATATGAGATATCGTATAAAACCGCATGTTCTGTGCTGTTGTCGTCAATTCTAATGGTTCACGTAACGTTGTTTGATAAGCAAGATAAACCTCAATATCATCCACGGTCCGTCCATTCAGGTTGTTTCTCAAACTCACGATTTTATCTGCGGCGATTTTTTCTAAGTATTGTAAACGAAATATTTCACGGCATTGTGCCATCAAGTCAGGTAAATTATTATCATAATTACCGCGATCAATATTATGGATTAATTCATATTGCATCATAGCATTTAATGACAAAGTTACGCGATCCTCACACGTTTCCGTTGCATCATAGGCTGCTAAAAATGTTTTTTTACGTAGTTCAGGTGAATCCGATAACCGCAACAGCCATTGTGCAATATGCTCTTTAAACGCAGGATCTTTCTCCGTATTACAATTCAGACCCAGCTTTGACATGAATTTCCCAAATTCTTGTGCATTTTTTTCTAGTGTAAATGCTAAAAACCGATTTTCGATATCTTGTTTTTGTTCATTAGGGAACCAGTGCATTATACTTTTAATAAATTCATTTTGCTTTTGCCGTGACATAGATATATTTAAATTTGATGTCAATCCATTAATCAGTAAATGTAATTCGCCCTCGAGATTATTAGCATCGAATATGCTAGGAAATAATGTGCCGATCATTTCATCTGATAGAAGATGATTATCGAAAGAAACTATATCTAGCCTCAATGATTCTGTTATTCTTCCTCCCATTCTTTCTCTTTCTTCCTCGTTTATCACTGTCGTGATAATGTCTGGGGAAAATGATGAAATCGGATTATTATCGAAATTACAATGTTTCAAACTACTAGGTAAATAAGGCAACATGTTGATACGATTAGACGAGCATTGTAGATTAATAAGTCCGTGAGGCAAGTTTGGCAACATGTTGATATGATTAGACGAGCAGTGTAGAAAAAAAAGCCCATGAGGCAAGTTTGGCAACGACGTAATATTATTTCTAGAACAGAGAAAATACTTAAGATTATCAGGTAATTTCGGTAGCTCATTGATATTATTGTCACTACAATTTACGGAATAAAGTTTGTCAGGTAATTTTGGTAACATGCTTAATCTATTATCAGCACAATCTAATATCTCAAGAGTATTGGGCAATTGAGGTATAACGTTTAGATTATTATTATCACAACGTAGCTCCGTAAGGGTATCTGGTAATTTCGGTAAAGTTATTATATGATTTTTAGTACAAATTAGCCTATCAAGATATTTCGGTAGTTTAGGTAAAGTTCTTATTTGGTTATTATTGCAAAATAGACTCTCAAGTCTCTCTGGTAACTCAGGTAAAACACTTATATTGTTACTATGGCATATTAGATACTTAAGTCCCTTTGGCAGATCAGGTAACTCATTGAGTCTATTTCTTTCGCAACTCAATGTCTTAATACAGGGCGGTAATTTGGGTAAACTGGTGAGAGATAAACGCGATAAATCAAGTGTGCACTCATTGTGAAATATACATTTCTTTAATTTTGATAATGCAATACTTCGAGAATATTTTTCTTCATCCGGGG from Providencia sneebia DSM 19967 includes these protein-coding regions:
- the hslV gene encoding ATP-dependent protease subunit HslV yields the protein MTTIVSVRRNGQVVIGGDGQATMGNTVMKGNVRKVRRLYNDKVIAGFAGGTADAFTLFELFERKLELHQGHLTKAAVELAKDWRTDRMLRKLEALLAVADEHTSLIITGNGDVVQPENDLIAIGSGGPYAQSAARALLENTELTAREIAEKALSIAGDICIYTNHNVNFEEISSKS
- the hslU gene encoding HslU--HslV peptidase ATPase subunit; this encodes MSEMTPREIVSELDNYIIGQNKAKRSVAIALRNRWRRMQLNETLRHEVTPKNILMIGPTGVGKTEIARRLAKLANAPFIKVEATKFTEVGYVGKEVDSIIRDLADSAVKMVRQQSIEKNRHRAEELAEERILDVLIPPAKNSWGQNESVDEQSPARQSFRKKLREGQLDDKEIEIEVAATPMGVEIMAPPGMEEMTNQLQSMFQNLAGQKQKARKMPIKEAFKLLVEEEAAKLVNPEELKEQAIEAVEQHGIVFIDEFDKICKRGGQSSGPDVSREGVQRDLLPLIEGCTVSTKHGMVKTDHILFIASGAFQVSSPSDLIPELQGRLPIRVELQALTTEDFVRILTEPSASLTEQYKALMATEGVSIEFTADGIRRIAEAAWQVNESTENIGARRLHTVLERLMEDISYDASERSGQSIEINAEYVKQHLDALVADEDLSRFIL
- a CDS encoding 1,4-dihydroxy-2-naphthoate polyprenyltransferase; amino-acid sequence: MSSSTSISRKQAWLESLRPKTLPLGVIAIITGSALAYLTGNFKWPVALLALITAGLLQILSNLANDYGDAIKGSDTAERIGPLRGMQKGIITQADMKKALKINISAACISGLLLVIVACEKPEDAIGFLVLGLVAIVAAITYTVGKKPYGYLGLGDISVLIFFGWLSVIGCYYLQANTFNMITVLPATACGLLSVAVLNINNMRDIENDVKAGKNTLAVRLGPQGARIYHAIIIILAILCLAFFNLIYLHGWSGWLFLLAVPMLMNHIRRVLSDPTPEGMRPMLENMVKAALLTNILFSIGIVLSK
- the rraA gene encoding ribonuclease E activity regulator RraA codes for the protein MKYDTSELCDIYQESVNVVEPLFSNFGGRTSFSGQVITVKCFEDNGLLYDLLEEDGQGRILLVDGGGSVRKALIDAEVARLAVDNHWEGIVVYGAVRQVDILMELDLGIQAIAAMPAGCPDEGIGESDIRVNFGGVTFFSGDYLYADNTGIILSEEPLTGPNNDEFDVIEDI
- a CDS encoding NEL-type E3 ubiquitin ligase domain-containing protein: MPNHININMPIASTSTAQHEQTHCDTRALVGNIRAVRESNEDINKKAGLFPCPSTEVKSKEINQKEYLEDWNQWLKNSPDEEKYSRSIALSKLKKCIFHNECTLDLSRLSLTSLPKLPPCIKTLSCERNRLNELPDLPKGLKYLICHSNNISVLPELPERLESLFCNNNQIRTLPKLPKYLDRLICTKNHIITLPKLPDTLTELRCDNNNLNVIPQLPNTLEILDCADNRLSMLPKLPDKLYSVNCSDNNINELPKLPDNLKYFLCSRNNITSLPNLPHGLFFLHCSSNHINMLPNLPHGLINLQCSSNRINMLPYLPSSLKHCNFDNNPISSFSPDIITTVINEEERERMGGRITESLRLDIVSFDNHLLSDEMIGTLFPSIFDANNLEGELHLLINGLTSNLNISMSRQKQNEFIKSIMHWFPNEQKQDIENRFLAFTLEKNAQEFGKFMSKLGLNCNTEKDPAFKEHIAQWLLRLSDSPELRKKTFLAAYDATETCEDRVTLSLNAMMQYELIHNIDRGNYDNNLPDLMAQCREIFRLQYLEKIAADKIVSLRNNLNGRTVDDIEVYLAYQTTLREPLELTTTAQNMRFYTISHIQDHDLKEAELRVKQAENNQFVSWLSQWAPWQALLQRVEPARWEAACADRGERYDKEYKDRVAEQSKAIGMVDEDVTRAVGLQVMNEVNQTVFEPLTVNFCESKGFSELLLAPWEL